The window GCTGACGTTCTTCACGTCGGTGCTGTCGTCGCTGGTCCACGCGTGATCGTCGGCCTGGCCGAGGTGGGCACGCATGGCGGCTGAGGTTCTCGCGGGCACAACCATCGAGACGGTCGCCTGGGACCACGCCGACGCCGTCCGCCTGCGCGACGACCAGCAGCGCGAGATCGACCTGCGGTATGCCGGCAGCGCTGGGCCCGACCCGCGCGATCAGGTCGACCCGTCAAACGTGTTCGCGACCCTGCTGCTGCGGATCGACGGCGAGCCCGCCGGGCATGCGGCCGTGCGCGACCTGTCGGGGCGCGACGACCACCAGGGTGGCCGGCACCCCGAGGGCACCGCCGAGGTCAAGCGGGTGTACGTGGCGCCGGGTTACCGCGGCCGCGGGCTCTCCCGGACCCTGATGGAAGCGGTCGAGGAGGTGGCCCGCGCCGGAGGCGTGCGGCACCTGATCCTGGAGAGCGGGCTCATGCAGCCCGAGTCGCTGGGGCTGTACCTGCGGCTGGGCTACGACCCGGTCGAGTCGTTCGGCGTGTTCGCGGGCGAGCCCGACTCGCGGTGCTTCGGCAAGTGGCTTGAGGCCGCGCCAGGCGGGGCGGCAGACGGCGCCGAGTCCGGACGTCGGCCCGCGCCGTCGTCGGACCTGAAAGTTCGCGAGGTGCCGTGGGACCACCCCGACGCCGCCGCGCTGCGGCGCGGCATGTGGGCCTTCCTGCGGGACCTTTACCCCGGCCTGGCGCACGACGTCGAGGCGCGTGGCGGGCACGAGGTCGTCGACGCCGAGCATGGGCGCGCCGCCCGCGCGACCTTCCTGGCGACGCTCGACGGGCGGCCGGTGGGCTGCGCGACGCTCGGCGCGGCCCAGGTGGGGCCGGCGCACCTCGCGGCGGACCCGCTGGACGGCCTCACCGGGCTGGCCCGTGCGGGCACCGGCCCGAGCGCCGACAACCCCGAAGGCTTCGAGATGCGGAGCGTGTTCGTTGACCCGTCAGCCCGGCGGGCCGGCGTCGCGAAGACCCTGGTCCGGCAAATCGAGGACGCCGCCCGACGCCAGGGCGGGCGGGCGCTCTGTCTCGTGACCGGCATCTGGCAGCCGGAGGCGCTGCGGCTCTACGTGCAGCTCGGCTACCGGCCCGTGCTGCCGTACCCGCCGCACGACCCCCGGAACCCGGTGCTCCTGTACCTGGGCAGGAAGCTCGCGTAAGTGTTCGCGCCAGGTTCCCCTCTTGGGTAACAAGGCTGGAGATGCCTACCGCCCGCGGAGGTACTCCAGTTGCGCGCGGACCGACGAGCGGGCCGCGATCAGTACCGACGGGTCGACGTCGGAGTACACCGCGCCGGTCACCGCGTCCAGGAGCGGGTCTGGGAGCGGCGCATCGGCGTCGGACAGCTTTGCCCCGAGCGTCGCGAGAGCCAAACGCACCTGGTCCAGCCGCTCCAGCCGGTGGTCGCGGTAGGCGCGCACCGCCGCACCCAGGTCGGGGATGACAGGTCCGTGCCCCGGTAGCCCCGGCACGGGGGCCGGCAGGTCGAGCGCGCCCAGCCGGTCCAGCGAGGCCAGGTAGTCCCGCAGCGAGCCGTCCGGCTCGGCCAGCACGGTGGTCCCCTGGCCCAGCACGGTGTCGCCGGTGAGCACCACGCTGCCCGACGCCGGACCACCGGGAACCGACACCACCAAGCACACCGAGTCCGCGGTGTGCCCCGGCGTGGCCAGCACCTTGATCCGCACCCCCGCGACGTCGAGAACCTCGCCGTCGCCCAGTGGCTCGCCGCCCACGCAGAACTCCGGCGACGCGCCCCGCGACGGCGCCCCCGTCAGCTCCCGGAAGCGGGCCAGCCCTCCGGTGTGGTCCGCGTGCCGGTGGGTCACCAGCACCAGGTCGACCGGGCCGGCGTCGGCCAGCGCGACCAGGTGCGGCTCCAGCTCCGGCCCCGGATCCACCACCACGCAGCCCGGCGAGCCGGGCGCGCGCAGCACGTACGACCGGGTCCCGTCGAGCGTCATCGGGCCGGGATTGTCGGCGCGCAGAACCCTCGCGAAGGGGGGAATGAGATCCACCGGAACACCCTATCCAGCGGGCAACAGGTCTTGTGCACGGGCCAACTCCGGTGTGTGATCGGTCAAGCACCTCCCAAAGACGAGAGGAACCCCTTCGATGTCCGCCAGCCCCAGTGCGGCCCAGCACCCCCGCTCCCGCAGAGTCTCCGTAGTCCTTGCCACGGCAGGGCTCTCCACCACCCTCCTGCTCGCGCCCGTCCCTGCCACCCCGGCTCCCGCCGCCGACGGCGCGGAGATAGCGGTCACCGCCAGCCCGGTCGTCTTCGTGGAGGACGGCGACACGGCGACCGTCACCATCACGCTCCAGGTCGCCGACGACACCGCGCTCACCGAACCCGTCAGCGTCCGCTGGAGCACGGGCTCCGGCACGGCCACCGCCGACGCGGACTACGTCGCCGGATCCGGCACAGTCGAGTTCGCGGCGGGCGCGTCGTCGGGCAGCGAACGCACCCTGGCGATCCGGACCCGGGAGTCCCGCGCCGGCGAGACCGCGGAGACCGTCCCGGTGATCCTGGAGTCGGGGGACGCCGAGGTCTCGGGCGGCAACGCCGCCGTGGTCGTACAGGCGCACGGCCTGCCCTACCTCAACGAGCGCCTGTCCACCAAGAGGCGGGTAGCCGACCTCGTGGGCCGCATGACGCTCGAGGAGAAGGCCGGGCAGATGGCCCAGGCGGAGCGGGCGAACGTCACCGGCGACCCGGCGGTCATCACCGAGCTGGGCCTCGGGTCGGTCCTGAGTGGCGGCGGCTCCCCGCCCGCCGAGAACACGCCGGAGGGCTGGGCCGACACGATCGACGGCTTCCAGACGCGGGCGCTCGCGACCCGGTTGCAGATCCCGCTGCTCTACGGCGTCGACGCCGTGCACGGGCACGGCAACCTGACGGGCGCCACGATCCTGCCGCACAACATCGGGCTCGGTGCCACGCGCAACCCGCTGCTGGTGGCGAGGGCGGAGCGCATGGTCGCCACCGAGACCCGCGCGACCGGCATCCCGTGGACGTTCGCGCCCTGCGTGTGCGTGGCCCGTGACGACCGCTGGGGCCGCACCTACGAGTCCTTCGGCGAGCACCCGGCACTCGCGGGGGTGCTCGGCGCCGCCGCCATCGTCGGGTTCCAGGGCACGGACCTGGACAGCAGCCGGTCCGTCCTCGCGACGGCCAAGCACTTCGCGGGCGACGGCGACACCGCCTTCGGCACCGGCGAGGGCGACTACACCCTCGACCAGGGCATCACCCAGCAGAGCCGGTCCCACTTCGCACGGACCGACCTGGCGCCCTACGTGGGGGCGCTCGCGGTCGGCGTCGGCTCGGTGATGCCGAGCTTCTCCAGCGTGGACTGGACCGACGACGGCCTCGGCAACCCCGTCAAGATGCACGCCCACGACGAGCTGATCAACGGGTGGCTCAAGGAGGACCACGGGTTCGACGGCTTTGTCATCAGCGACTGGCAGGGCATCCACCAGATCCCGCCGCTCGCGTCCGACTCGCCCACCACCGGGCAGATCGTCACCAGCGTGAACGCGGGCGTCGACATGTTCATGGAGCCGTCGCAGTTCGAGCGGTTCCACACCCGACTGGTCGCGGCGGTCGAGGACGGCGCGATCACGCAGGAGCGCATCGACGACGCCGTGTCCCGGATCCTCACCGCGAAGTTCGAGCTGGGGCTGTTCGAGGAGCCCTTCGCGGACCGCTCGCACGCCGACGACATCGGCTCGGCCCAGCACCGGGCGATCGCCCGCCAGGCCGTCGCCGAGTCGCAGGTGCTGCTCAAGAACTCGCGCCGCGCACTGCCGCTGGACGACGACGCGAGCGTGTACGTCGCGGGCCGCAACGCCGACGACCTGGGCAACCAGGCCGGTGGCTGGACCGGTACCTGGCAGGGCTTCTCGGGCGAGGTCACGGAGGGCACCACGATCCTTGAGGGCATCGAGGCGGTGGCTGACGACGTGACGTTCAGCGAGGACGCCTCCGCGCCGACGGCCGGTGCCGACGTCGGCATCGTCGTCGTGGGCGAGACGCCGTACACGGAGGGGTTCGGCGACGTCGGCGGGCCCGAATGGGCCTGGGACCCGGCCGACGGCGGGGTGTTCCGCGAGGAGAAGTCGATGTCGCTGCAGCCCGGCGACGCCGAGGTTGTGGAGCGGGTCTGCGCCCAGATCAGGACGTGTGTGGTCCTGGTCGTGTCCGGGCGGCCGCAGGTGCTCACCGAACAGCTCGGGTCGATCGACGCGCTCGTCGCGTCGTGGCTCCCGGGCACCGAGGGCGCCGGCGTGGCTGACGTGCTGTTCGGCGAGCGAAGGTTCACGGGCAAGCTGCCGGTCTCGTGGCCGCGGTCCGCGGACGACCCGGTGGTGAACGTCGGCGACCGGGACTACGACCCGCTGTTCCCGTTCGGCTGGGGCCTGTCGACGGGCGGCCGCACGTCGGCGCTCGACAGGGACCGGCTGGCGTTGCAGACCGCGGTGCTGGACCCGGCGACCGGCGTCCCGCCGGCGGCGTCGAAGGCGATCGCAAACGCGGACGTAGCCCTCTTGGAGGGCCGCAACACCGAGGCGGCCCGCCTCCTGAACGCGGCGGGCGGCCGCTGAGCCCGCCTCCGGGTGACTCTCCCCTTTGAGTCCTAAGTTTCTTCGCTTTGAGCCGGCTCAAAGCGAAGAAACTTAGGACTCAAAGGAGACGAGCCAGGGTCGGCCATTGGAGCTAACCCGGCAGTACCGCTAGGGCCTGTTCTACGTCCTCGATCAGGTCCAGGGGGTCTTCCAGTCCGACCGAGAGGCGGACCGTCGTCTCTGCGATGCCTACCGCGGCTCGGCCCTCGGCGCCGAGCTTGCGGTGGGTGGTCGTCGCGGGGTGCGTGACCAGGGACTTCGCGTCGCCGAGGTTGTTCGAGATGTCGATAACCTGCAGGGCGTCGAGGAATCCGAACGTGTGCTTCTTCGCGGCCTCGGCGTCCGACCCTTCGGGGACCGCGAGGTCGAACGTCACGACCGTGCCGCCACCGCTCATCTGGGACCGCGCCAGGTCGGCCTGCGGGTGCGAGTCGAGGAACGGGTACC is drawn from Promicromonospora sp. Populi and contains these coding sequences:
- a CDS encoding glycoside hydrolase family 3 N-terminal domain-containing protein encodes the protein MSASPSAAQHPRSRRVSVVLATAGLSTTLLLAPVPATPAPAADGAEIAVTASPVVFVEDGDTATVTITLQVADDTALTEPVSVRWSTGSGTATADADYVAGSGTVEFAAGASSGSERTLAIRTRESRAGETAETVPVILESGDAEVSGGNAAVVVQAHGLPYLNERLSTKRRVADLVGRMTLEEKAGQMAQAERANVTGDPAVITELGLGSVLSGGGSPPAENTPEGWADTIDGFQTRALATRLQIPLLYGVDAVHGHGNLTGATILPHNIGLGATRNPLLVARAERMVATETRATGIPWTFAPCVCVARDDRWGRTYESFGEHPALAGVLGAAAIVGFQGTDLDSSRSVLATAKHFAGDGDTAFGTGEGDYTLDQGITQQSRSHFARTDLAPYVGALAVGVGSVMPSFSSVDWTDDGLGNPVKMHAHDELINGWLKEDHGFDGFVISDWQGIHQIPPLASDSPTTGQIVTSVNAGVDMFMEPSQFERFHTRLVAAVEDGAITQERIDDAVSRILTAKFELGLFEEPFADRSHADDIGSAQHRAIARQAVAESQVLLKNSRRALPLDDDASVYVAGRNADDLGNQAGGWTGTWQGFSGEVTEGTTILEGIEAVADDVTFSEDASAPTAGADVGIVVVGETPYTEGFGDVGGPEWAWDPADGGVFREEKSMSLQPGDAEVVERVCAQIRTCVVLVVSGRPQVLTEQLGSIDALVASWLPGTEGAGVADVLFGERRFTGKLPVSWPRSADDPVVNVGDRDYDPLFPFGWGLSTGGRTSALDRDRLALQTAVLDPATGVPPAASKAIANADVALLEGRNTEAARLLNAAGGR
- a CDS encoding GNAT family N-acetyltransferase, which produces MAAEVLAGTTIETVAWDHADAVRLRDDQQREIDLRYAGSAGPDPRDQVDPSNVFATLLLRIDGEPAGHAAVRDLSGRDDHQGGRHPEGTAEVKRVYVAPGYRGRGLSRTLMEAVEEVARAGGVRHLILESGLMQPESLGLYLRLGYDPVESFGVFAGEPDSRCFGKWLEAAPGGAADGAESGRRPAPSSDLKVREVPWDHPDAAALRRGMWAFLRDLYPGLAHDVEARGGHEVVDAEHGRAARATFLATLDGRPVGCATLGAAQVGPAHLAADPLDGLTGLARAGTGPSADNPEGFEMRSVFVDPSARRAGVAKTLVRQIEDAARRQGGRALCLVTGIWQPEALRLYVQLGYRPVLPYPPHDPRNPVLLYLGRKLA
- a CDS encoding MBL fold metallo-hydrolase, which codes for MTLDGTRSYVLRAPGSPGCVVVDPGPELEPHLVALADAGPVDLVLVTHRHADHTGGLARFRELTGAPSRGASPEFCVGGEPLGDGEVLDVAGVRIKVLATPGHTADSVCLVVSVPGGPASGSVVLTGDTVLGQGTTVLAEPDGSLRDYLASLDRLGALDLPAPVPGLPGHGPVIPDLGAAVRAYRDHRLERLDQVRLALATLGAKLSDADAPLPDPLLDAVTGAVYSDVDPSVLIAARSSVRAQLEYLRGR